The Aggregicoccus sp. 17bor-14 genome includes a region encoding these proteins:
- a CDS encoding glycosyltransferase family 39 protein, producing MRPSPPDSRLAGVFALGTFLALAACTWVRHSDFGDAQLYRVLVRHLLEDGTWLQLRYLPGVYPRFYEHLPFGLWPYALAARAFGEAALPPLALLMWTGTLLLVRRGAAQLAGPWGGVAAMLSLALCDNVFLRAGQPFLDAPLVLLATAAALPPLLGVPRARGWGLAGLCAAGAVAVKGPFGLVPFAAAVLARALVERRWRPLLVGAAVGVLASLPTLLFLLLSPEWREGYGRQQLLASAAGLRTDGRGGPLMPFRTAVSRFWPGLPLALAGGVVALGRPRALAQRLEAGRTEARGGARVLLLAVVLALAALCLPRRKLWYHALVAFPLLAMLAGAGVGPWLERALAAPQRARRAVLGLGLLFVLAAGASLAGLRSVLMSAPCVVSRELSGAFDRVPAGTALLVVSEKPDWDMLSTLAAERRLVPWPVGSISEPLPTGVEEPRLALVRAELPVAAEWTLIAEARGWRLVQR from the coding sequence ATGCGCCCCTCCCCTCCTGACTCACGACTCGCCGGTGTGTTCGCGCTGGGGACCTTCCTCGCGCTCGCGGCCTGCACCTGGGTGCGCCACTCGGACTTCGGCGACGCGCAGCTGTACCGCGTGCTGGTGCGCCACCTGCTCGAGGACGGAACATGGCTGCAGCTGCGCTACCTGCCCGGCGTCTACCCGCGCTTCTACGAGCACCTGCCCTTCGGCCTCTGGCCCTACGCGCTCGCGGCGCGCGCCTTCGGTGAGGCGGCGCTCCCACCGCTCGCGCTGCTGATGTGGACGGGGACGCTGCTGCTGGTGCGCCGCGGCGCTGCGCAGCTCGCAGGGCCCTGGGGCGGCGTGGCGGCGATGCTCTCGCTCGCGCTCTGCGACAACGTGTTCCTGCGCGCGGGGCAGCCCTTCCTGGATGCGCCGCTGGTGCTGCTCGCGACGGCGGCTGCCCTGCCTCCGCTCCTGGGTGTTCCGCGCGCTCGCGGCTGGGGCCTCGCGGGGCTGTGCGCCGCGGGCGCCGTCGCGGTGAAGGGCCCTTTCGGGCTGGTGCCCTTCGCGGCCGCGGTGCTCGCGCGGGCGCTCGTGGAGCGGCGCTGGCGACCTCTGCTCGTGGGCGCGGCGGTGGGGGTGCTCGCGTCCCTGCCCACCCTGCTCTTCCTGCTGCTCAGCCCCGAGTGGCGGGAGGGCTACGGGCGCCAGCAGCTGCTCGCCTCGGCGGCGGGGCTGCGCACGGATGGGCGCGGCGGGCCCCTCATGCCCTTTCGCACCGCCGTCTCGCGCTTCTGGCCCGGGCTGCCTCTGGCGCTCGCCGGAGGCGTGGTGGCGCTGGGACGGCCGCGCGCGCTCGCGCAGCGCCTGGAGGCGGGGCGCACGGAGGCGCGGGGCGGGGCGCGCGTGCTGCTGCTCGCCGTGGTGCTCGCGCTCGCGGCGCTGTGCCTGCCGCGCCGCAAGCTCTGGTACCACGCGCTCGTCGCCTTCCCGCTGCTCGCGATGCTCGCGGGCGCGGGCGTGGGTCCGTGGCTCGAGCGGGCGCTCGCGGCGCCTCAGCGCGCACGCCGCGCGGTGTTGGGGCTCGGGCTGCTCTTCGTGCTCGCCGCGGGGGCCTCACTCGCGGGGCTTCGCAGTGTGCTGATGAGCGCGCCATGCGTCGTGTCCCGGGAGCTCTCCGGGGCGTTCGACCGCGTGCCCGCGGGGACGGCGCTCCTCGTGGTGAGCGAGAAGCCTGACTGGGACATGCTCTCCACGCTCGCGGCGGAGCGGCGGCTGGTGCCGTGGCCCGTGGGGTCCATCTCCGAGCCGCTGCCCACGGGGGTTGAAGAGCCGCGGCTTGCGCTGGTGCGCGCGGAGCTGCCAGTGGCGGCGGAGTGGACGTTGATCGCAGAAGCACGTGGGTGGCGGCTCGTGCAGCGATGA
- a CDS encoding GNAT family N-acetyltransferase, with product MRSAPYEQRRGEFLVSTERALLDVPLIHAFLTHTYWSPGVPLETVQRAIEHSLCFGLYRTEEGRPARQVGFARVVTDCATFGYLADVFVDEGLRGQGLGQWLMEVLFAHPQLQGFRRFMLATRDAHGLYAKHGFTPLSAPDRFMERWDPDVYRR from the coding sequence ATGCGCTCCGCGCCCTACGAGCAGCGCCGCGGCGAGTTCCTGGTGAGCACGGAGCGGGCGCTGCTGGATGTGCCCTTGATCCACGCGTTCCTCACGCACACCTACTGGTCTCCGGGCGTGCCGTTGGAGACGGTGCAGCGCGCGATCGAGCACTCACTCTGCTTCGGGCTCTACCGGACGGAGGAGGGGCGGCCGGCGCGCCAGGTGGGCTTCGCCCGGGTGGTCACGGACTGCGCCACCTTCGGCTACCTCGCGGACGTGTTCGTGGACGAGGGCTTGCGTGGCCAGGGCCTCGGCCAGTGGCTGATGGAGGTGCTCTTCGCGCACCCGCAGCTGCAGGGCTTCCGGCGCTTCATGCTCGCCACGCGCGATGCGCACGGCCTCTACGCGAAGCACGGCTTCACGCCGCTCTCCGCGCCGGATCGCTTCATGGAGCGCTGGGACCCGGACGTGTACCGCCGCTGA
- a CDS encoding undecaprenyl-phosphate glucose phosphotransferase: MFSRFQRFYTSVKIATDVVVLAFAFALAFLTRFSGLLPYETLPTWQDTLVSLAMVLVIFPVTFNKARLYVTNRVRTNIGEVFEVFKATITAALILVALTYFTRDRYSRLTLALFVGYAFVGVSVTRLLFRQALAEVRRRGYNLKTILVVGAGDLGERVIRTVESHRELGFRVTGVLGQRAEQVGGQLAGVPVVATADAVDEVLDRQPVDQVVIALPIEDQSLVKRLMEQLALRTVDVKVVPDLYQYITLCGGLEEFGGLPIINLQSAPLDGWNLVAKRAFDVLFSLLALLLAAPVMAVTALLVKLTSAGPVLYKQERMGLDGRTFHILKFRTMRVDAELAGAAMARKDDPRRTPIGTFLRRTSIDELPQLLNVLVGDMSLVGPRPERPVFIEEFKRQIPRYHLRHKVKAGITGWAQVNGLRGQTSIQKRIEYDLYYIENWSLMMDLKILTRTALGGFLSKNAY, encoded by the coding sequence GTGTTCAGTCGGTTCCAGCGCTTCTACACGTCCGTCAAGATCGCCACCGACGTGGTGGTGCTCGCATTCGCCTTCGCGCTCGCGTTCCTCACCCGCTTCTCGGGGCTGCTGCCCTACGAGACGCTGCCCACCTGGCAGGACACGCTGGTGTCGCTCGCCATGGTGCTGGTCATCTTCCCGGTGACCTTCAACAAGGCGCGCCTCTACGTCACCAACCGGGTGCGCACGAACATCGGCGAGGTGTTCGAGGTCTTCAAGGCCACCATCACCGCGGCCCTCATCCTGGTCGCGCTGACCTACTTCACGCGGGATCGCTACAGCCGCCTCACGCTCGCGCTCTTCGTGGGCTACGCCTTCGTGGGCGTGTCGGTGACGCGGCTCCTGTTCCGCCAGGCGCTCGCCGAGGTGCGCCGCCGCGGCTACAACCTGAAGACCATCCTGGTGGTCGGCGCGGGGGACCTGGGCGAGCGCGTTATCCGCACGGTGGAGAGCCACCGCGAGCTGGGCTTCCGCGTCACCGGCGTGCTCGGCCAGCGCGCCGAGCAGGTCGGGGGCCAGCTCGCCGGCGTCCCGGTGGTGGCCACGGCAGACGCGGTGGACGAGGTGCTGGACCGCCAGCCGGTGGACCAGGTGGTCATCGCGCTGCCCATCGAGGACCAGTCCCTGGTGAAGCGGCTGATGGAGCAGCTGGCGCTGCGCACCGTGGACGTGAAGGTGGTGCCGGACCTCTACCAGTACATCACGCTGTGCGGCGGGCTCGAGGAGTTCGGCGGGCTGCCCATCATCAACCTGCAGAGCGCGCCGCTGGACGGCTGGAACCTCGTCGCCAAGCGCGCCTTCGACGTCCTCTTCTCGCTGCTCGCGCTGCTGCTCGCCGCGCCCGTGATGGCGGTGACGGCGCTGCTGGTGAAGCTCACCAGCGCAGGCCCCGTGCTCTACAAGCAGGAGCGGATGGGGCTGGACGGGCGCACCTTCCACATCCTCAAGTTCCGCACCATGCGCGTGGACGCCGAGCTCGCGGGCGCCGCCATGGCCCGGAAGGACGACCCGCGCCGCACGCCCATCGGGACCTTCCTGCGCCGCACCTCCATCGACGAGCTGCCCCAGCTGCTCAACGTGCTGGTGGGGGACATGAGCCTCGTGGGCCCGCGCCCCGAGCGCCCCGTGTTCATCGAGGAGTTCAAGCGGCAGATCCCGCGCTACCACCTGCGCCACAAGGTGAAGGCGGGCATCACCGGCTGGGCCCAGGTGAACGGGCTGCGCGGCCAGACGTCCATCCAGAAGCGCATCGAGTACGACCTGTACTACATCGAGAACTGGTCGCTGATGATGGACCTGAAGATCCTCACCCGCACCGCGCTGGGCGGCTTCCTCTCGAAGAACGCGTACTAG
- a CDS encoding glycosyltransferase, whose translation MKVALVHDWLVTNRGGERVLDALCELFPTADLYTLVYKKGSVSPRIEDRRIHTSFLQHIPGIQQRYRHFLPLFPRAIESFRLEGYDLVLSSSHCVAKGIRVPEGARHLAYVHAPMRYMWDLFDDYFGPGRASLPVRTAARAVRPWLQAWDRTSSSSARVDRILANSHHIAAKIRRFWDRDAAVVHPPVELSRFCAAPLEGTGQGGYFLWLGAFAPYKRLDVALEAFAQLGAPLWVVGTGQEAARLTSGPLPANIRFLGPVPDAQLPSLYRDARALVFTAEEDFGLTPLEAQATGRPVIALGRGGALETVTAETGLFFAEQTPASLAQAVRAFDAWEAGFQPAHARRQAERFSVAAFQAAVQRHVDALLSEPRTP comes from the coding sequence GTGAAGGTCGCCCTCGTCCACGACTGGCTCGTCACCAACCGCGGCGGCGAGCGCGTGCTCGATGCGCTCTGCGAGCTGTTCCCCACCGCGGACCTGTACACCCTGGTCTACAAGAAGGGCAGCGTGTCGCCGCGCATCGAGGACCGGCGCATCCACACCTCGTTCCTTCAGCACATCCCGGGCATCCAGCAGCGCTACCGCCACTTCCTGCCGCTGTTCCCCCGCGCCATCGAGTCCTTCCGGCTCGAGGGCTACGACCTGGTGCTCTCCTCGAGTCACTGCGTGGCCAAGGGCATCCGCGTGCCCGAGGGCGCGCGCCACCTCGCCTACGTGCACGCGCCCATGCGCTACATGTGGGATCTCTTCGACGACTACTTCGGCCCGGGCCGCGCCTCGCTGCCCGTGCGCACCGCAGCGCGCGCGGTGCGCCCCTGGCTGCAGGCATGGGATCGCACGAGCAGCAGCAGCGCGCGCGTGGACCGCATCCTCGCCAACAGCCACCACATCGCCGCCAAGATCCGCCGCTTCTGGGACCGCGACGCGGCCGTCGTCCACCCGCCGGTGGAGCTCTCGCGCTTCTGCGCCGCGCCGCTCGAGGGCACCGGCCAGGGCGGCTACTTCCTCTGGCTCGGCGCCTTCGCGCCCTACAAGCGGCTGGACGTGGCGCTCGAGGCCTTCGCGCAGCTGGGCGCGCCGCTGTGGGTGGTGGGCACCGGCCAGGAGGCCGCGCGCCTCACCTCGGGACCGCTGCCCGCGAACATCCGCTTCCTCGGGCCCGTGCCGGACGCGCAGCTGCCCTCGCTGTACCGGGACGCGCGCGCGCTCGTCTTCACCGCCGAGGAGGACTTCGGCCTCACCCCGCTCGAGGCGCAGGCCACCGGCCGGCCCGTGATTGCGCTGGGGCGGGGTGGGGCGCTGGAGACGGTGACCGCAGAGACCGGCCTCTTCTTCGCCGAGCAGACCCCCGCCTCGCTCGCCCAGGCGGTGCGCGCCTTCGACGCCTGGGAGGCAGGCTTCCAGCCGGCCCACGCCCGCAGGCAGGCGGAGCGCTTCTCCGTGGCCGCGTTCCAGGCGGCCGTGCAGCGCCACGTCGACGCGCTGCTCTCGGAGCCGCGCACGCCCTGA
- a CDS encoding glycosyltransferase family 1 protein, whose protein sequence is MVHGRLHGIARYALELARRLPALAPDWRFSALVPAGGLPAGLGALAPRISLHPSRAPFLSLLEQPLLLAELTRLSPDLFHATSFSLPLLWPGKLVATLHDANHLALPELYGPGRRAYYRLVVGPRARRASALLTVSDFSREELARHLGLSPYRLQVIAPGVDAGFAPPTAAQAQAFRAAHGLPARYLAVVGNPKPHKNLALLAQLAAEWPVPLVLLAGQGTREALGFPASTRELADLPEEQMPLFYGAATALLMPSRYEGFGLPALEALACGCPVVASTGSAVHEVTGSAAVLLPPDDEGAWREAVLHLLRDDAQRADLRARGLERAARFSWEDCARRTLAAYARALEAPARAP, encoded by the coding sequence ATGGTGCACGGCCGTCTGCACGGCATTGCCCGCTACGCCCTGGAGCTGGCGCGGCGGCTGCCCGCGCTCGCCCCCGACTGGCGCTTCAGCGCGCTGGTGCCCGCGGGCGGCCTTCCCGCGGGGCTCGGCGCGCTCGCCCCGCGCATCTCGCTGCACCCGAGCCGCGCCCCCTTCCTCTCGCTCCTCGAGCAGCCCCTGCTGCTCGCCGAGCTCACGCGGCTCTCGCCGGACCTCTTCCACGCGACGAGCTTCTCGCTCCCGTTGCTGTGGCCGGGGAAGCTCGTCGCCACGCTGCACGACGCGAACCACCTCGCGCTGCCCGAGCTCTACGGCCCGGGGCGCCGCGCCTACTACCGGCTCGTGGTGGGGCCGCGCGCGCGCCGCGCCTCGGCGCTGCTCACCGTCTCCGACTTCTCGCGCGAGGAGCTCGCGCGCCACCTCGGGCTCAGCCCCTACCGGCTGCAGGTGATCGCCCCCGGCGTGGACGCGGGCTTCGCGCCCCCCACCGCGGCCCAGGCGCAGGCCTTCCGCGCAGCGCACGGGCTGCCCGCGCGCTACCTCGCGGTGGTGGGCAACCCCAAGCCCCACAAGAACCTCGCCCTGCTCGCGCAGCTCGCGGCGGAGTGGCCCGTGCCCCTGGTGCTGCTCGCGGGCCAGGGCACGCGCGAGGCGCTCGGCTTTCCCGCGAGCACGCGCGAGCTCGCAGACCTCCCCGAGGAGCAGATGCCGCTGTTCTACGGGGCCGCGACCGCCCTCCTGATGCCCTCGCGCTACGAGGGCTTCGGCCTGCCTGCGCTCGAGGCGCTCGCCTGCGGCTGCCCGGTCGTGGCCTCCACGGGCTCGGCGGTGCACGAGGTGACGGGCAGCGCAGCGGTGCTGCTGCCACCGGACGACGAGGGAGCCTGGCGCGAGGCGGTGCTGCACCTGCTGCGAGACGACGCCCAGCGTGCGGACCTGCGCGCGCGCGGCCTGGAGCGCGCGGCCCGCTTCAGCTGGGAGGACTGTGCGCGGCGGACCCTGGCGGCATATGCGCGCGCACTCGAGGCACCAGCGCGAGCCCCATGA
- a CDS encoding O-antigen ligase, which translates to MSPARASPLSTLFAGGLALWGAGCLWLEALAPVGMALCAVGALAWLRAVRPAPRPLLREGAALLAFLLWALLAPTLAGHPPSGTGVARTLDFLGIPVAALALALLAPAQRRRLALGLGALFLVSCALAALQYYGLWPSLERLQWLRWTRLPLDRVYEEVPGAPGRFMGGGLPLHRLKFAHVGGFAVVAAFALGLRLRGRERAFALAVALVGLVSVGLFPYARAAAASLVVALGLMLLLGLPRRTALAACAALALAAVLALGLVAPLRERFRSSLTSEGSGDRSAILATGLRAVRAHPIAGVGPGRFRPSRFAGPDTPDYVLSNAGKAHNQLLSMAAETGMVGALLFVLLGVALARRMSRDSAEGLAGLGALAFFCVLSAVHDPLFHAQVSAALPLVMGLALVPRVRAHMPPGSAAHSPPS; encoded by the coding sequence ATGAGCCCTGCGCGCGCTTCGCCGCTCTCCACCCTCTTCGCGGGAGGGCTCGCGCTGTGGGGCGCCGGCTGCCTCTGGCTCGAGGCGCTCGCGCCCGTGGGAATGGCCCTGTGCGCGGTGGGCGCGCTCGCCTGGCTGCGCGCGGTGCGGCCCGCGCCGCGCCCGTTGCTGCGCGAGGGGGCCGCGCTGCTCGCGTTCCTGCTCTGGGCGCTGCTCGCCCCCACGCTCGCGGGCCACCCGCCCAGCGGCACGGGCGTCGCGCGCACCCTCGACTTCCTGGGCATCCCGGTCGCGGCGCTCGCGCTCGCGCTGCTCGCGCCCGCGCAGCGGCGGCGCCTCGCGCTGGGGCTGGGCGCGCTCTTCCTCGTCTCGTGCGCGCTCGCGGCGCTGCAGTACTACGGGCTATGGCCCTCGCTCGAGCGGCTGCAGTGGCTGCGCTGGACGCGGCTTCCCCTCGACCGCGTCTACGAGGAGGTGCCGGGCGCGCCCGGGCGCTTCATGGGCGGCGGGCTGCCGCTGCACCGGCTCAAGTTCGCGCACGTCGGCGGCTTCGCGGTGGTGGCGGCCTTCGCGCTCGGGCTGCGGCTGCGTGGGCGCGAGCGCGCCTTCGCGCTCGCGGTGGCCCTGGTGGGGCTGGTGTCGGTCGGGCTCTTTCCCTACGCGCGCGCGGCGGCGGCGAGCCTCGTCGTGGCGCTGGGGCTGATGCTGCTGCTGGGGTTGCCCCGCAGGACGGCGCTCGCGGCCTGCGCGGCGCTCGCGCTGGCGGCCGTGCTCGCGCTGGGGCTGGTCGCGCCGCTGCGCGAGCGCTTCCGCTCGAGCCTCACGTCCGAGGGCTCGGGGGATCGCAGCGCCATCCTGGCCACGGGCCTGCGCGCCGTGCGGGCGCACCCCATCGCGGGGGTGGGGCCCGGGCGCTTCCGGCCCTCGCGCTTCGCCGGGCCGGACACGCCCGACTACGTGCTGAGCAACGCCGGCAAGGCGCACAACCAGCTGCTGAGCATGGCGGCGGAGACCGGGATGGTGGGGGCGCTGCTCTTCGTGCTGCTCGGGGTGGCGCTCGCCCGGCGGATGTCGCGCGACAGCGCCGAGGGGCTCGCAGGCCTGGGCGCGCTCGCCTTCTTCTGCGTGCTGAGCGCCGTGCACGATCCGCTCTTCCACGCGCAGGTGTCCGCGGCGCTGCCGCTGGTCATGGGGCTCGCGCTGGTGCCTCGAGTGCGCGCGCATATGCCGCCAGGGTCCGCCGCGCACAGTCCTCCCAGCTGA
- a CDS encoding LptF/LptG family permease: protein MRGTLLRYVVRTYLQFFVGILGAVLAIFLVADFVDRGRNFTGEGWVAAAALLYANKALVAAHQLGPAAMLLAAGATVSSLRKRGEVTAIRALTFGPAALYLPIGLCALVLGLGLIAFDESVVVRAGRRIDEINTQRFNRWGDWRFYYTPKQWFRRGDRVFYLRGGDAQAGFEDATVLTLTSDFRLARRLDAQRMRPLAGTQWELTGVVERTFTPEGATHLRSAAHEVVDLGVAGGAFRIRPGRPEQMRVPQLRQQLDARKEVGLPTALFSLALHNRFAYGIAGLPAALLAVGLALRPGRRGHLTMAMVEGLVVVVVLWGMMVVGRTLATNQHLPPWLAAWAPTLVLAVASAVLWLRTEGIQRRAAR, encoded by the coding sequence ATGAGGGGCACGCTGCTGCGCTACGTGGTGCGCACCTATCTCCAGTTCTTCGTGGGCATCCTCGGCGCGGTGCTCGCCATCTTCCTGGTGGCGGACTTCGTGGACCGGGGCCGCAACTTCACCGGCGAGGGCTGGGTGGCCGCCGCGGCGCTGCTCTATGCGAACAAGGCCCTGGTCGCGGCGCACCAGCTCGGCCCTGCGGCGATGCTGCTCGCGGCCGGGGCCACGGTGTCCTCGCTGCGCAAGCGCGGCGAGGTGACGGCGATCCGCGCGCTCACCTTCGGCCCCGCGGCGCTGTATCTGCCCATCGGGCTGTGCGCGCTGGTGCTGGGGCTGGGGCTCATCGCCTTCGACGAGAGCGTGGTGGTGCGCGCGGGGCGGCGCATCGACGAGATCAACACCCAGCGCTTCAACCGCTGGGGCGACTGGCGCTTCTACTACACCCCGAAGCAGTGGTTTCGCCGGGGCGACCGCGTCTTCTACCTGCGCGGCGGCGACGCCCAGGCGGGCTTCGAGGACGCGACGGTGCTCACGCTCACCTCGGACTTCCGGCTCGCGCGGCGCCTGGACGCGCAGCGGATGCGCCCGCTGGCGGGCACGCAGTGGGAGCTGACCGGCGTGGTGGAGCGCACCTTCACGCCCGAGGGCGCGACGCACCTGCGCTCCGCGGCGCACGAGGTGGTGGACCTGGGCGTGGCCGGGGGCGCCTTCCGCATCCGCCCGGGGCGTCCGGAGCAGATGCGCGTGCCGCAGTTGCGCCAGCAGCTCGACGCGCGCAAGGAGGTGGGCCTGCCCACCGCGCTGTTCAGCCTCGCGCTGCACAACCGCTTCGCCTACGGGATTGCAGGCCTGCCCGCGGCGCTGCTCGCCGTGGGGCTCGCGCTGAGGCCGGGGCGCCGCGGCCACCTCACCATGGCCATGGTGGAGGGCCTGGTGGTGGTGGTGGTGCTCTGGGGAATGATGGTGGTGGGCCGCACGCTGGCCACCAACCAGCACCTGCCCCCGTGGCTCGCGGCGTGGGCTCCCACGCTGGTGCTGGCGGTGGCGAGCGCGGTGCTGTGGCTTCGCACCGAGGGCATCCAGCGCCGGGCCGCCCGATGA
- a CDS encoding LptF/LptG family permease has protein sequence MKLLARYILEELLVPLVVWVAFLFLLLFVMQFLRGTEVLLGSAVTLGDFGRLLLYLGPHFLVMALPIAFLLAILLGLGRLSEDRELTALQALGVSPLQLVRAPVLIGSALCGVMLLLAYSAEPWGLTQMKQLVEEVIKKNVVGDVKPGVFYEDLSNLTLYAEGVEPASQRWTHVLMHDDRDPASPLLVLAREGQVNTAGRGAALTLGLQDGEAHRANLTASDYAVVHFERGEIAVGVDESLRRKNQRFRSPKEELTPGELLQAAREAEAAGEDPRQFLMHFHSRLGNALAPLSFALLGTPLAIGRRRGGRARGYLLTLSSYVAYYVLSRLFETQAMAGHLPVLLAAQLPNVLFTGLGLVALARLGRQGAAS, from the coding sequence GTGAAGCTGCTCGCGCGCTACATCCTGGAGGAGCTGCTCGTCCCGCTGGTGGTGTGGGTGGCCTTCCTGTTCCTGCTGCTCTTCGTGATGCAGTTCCTGCGCGGCACGGAGGTGCTGCTGGGCTCGGCCGTCACGCTCGGGGACTTCGGGAGGCTGCTGCTCTACCTCGGGCCCCACTTCCTGGTGATGGCGCTGCCCATCGCCTTCCTGCTGGCCATCCTGCTGGGGCTGGGGCGCCTGAGCGAGGACCGGGAGCTCACGGCGCTGCAGGCGCTGGGAGTGAGCCCGCTGCAGCTGGTGCGCGCGCCGGTGCTCATCGGCTCGGCGCTGTGCGGGGTGATGCTGCTGCTCGCCTACAGCGCGGAGCCCTGGGGCCTCACCCAGATGAAGCAGCTGGTGGAGGAGGTCATCAAGAAGAACGTGGTGGGGGACGTGAAGCCCGGCGTCTTCTACGAGGACCTGAGCAATCTCACGCTGTACGCGGAAGGGGTGGAGCCGGCGAGCCAGCGCTGGACGCACGTGCTCATGCACGACGACCGCGACCCGGCCTCCCCGCTGCTCGTGCTCGCGCGCGAGGGCCAGGTGAACACCGCGGGGCGCGGCGCGGCGCTGACCCTGGGGCTGCAGGACGGCGAGGCGCACCGCGCGAACCTCACCGCGAGCGACTACGCCGTGGTGCACTTCGAGCGCGGGGAGATCGCGGTGGGCGTGGACGAGTCCCTGCGGCGCAAGAACCAGCGCTTCCGCTCTCCGAAGGAGGAGCTCACCCCGGGCGAGCTGCTGCAGGCCGCGCGCGAGGCCGAGGCGGCGGGCGAGGACCCGCGCCAGTTCCTCATGCACTTCCACAGCCGGCTCGGCAACGCGCTCGCGCCGCTGTCCTTCGCGCTGCTGGGCACACCCCTGGCCATCGGCCGGCGCCGCGGCGGGCGCGCGCGGGGCTACCTGCTCACGCTCTCCAGCTACGTCGCCTACTACGTGCTCTCGCGGCTGTTCGAGACCCAGGCCATGGCGGGCCACCTGCCGGTGCTGCTCGCCGCGCAGCTGCCCAACGTGCTCTTCACGGGGCTGGGGCTCGTCGCGCTCGCGCGGCTGGGGCGCCAGGGGGCGGCGTCATGA
- the purD gene encoding phosphoribosylamine--glycine ligase yields the protein MKVLLLGSGGREHALAWKLVQSPRLTELLCAPGNPGTARLGPRVRHVAVAPDSPSAVLALARAERVDLVVVGPEAPLVAGVADPLVEAGIPCFGPRAAAAQLEGSKAFAKEVMAEAGVPTAAFRVFRNTPQELQAAEAYAVAQGRIVVKADGLAAGKGVIVAPDVASAREAVRAVGAMGAASQQLVLEELMEGEEVSLIALCDGERYALMPTAQDHKRVGEGDTGPNTGGMGAYSPVPFLDEAQLARVGETIIAPMLATMRRRGTPFCGALYAGLMLTREGPKVVEFNARFGDPETQVLMLQLDEDLLPLLDACARGSLEARTLRMHPGASVAVVMAAQGYPEAPRRGQPIRGLEGQGALAPEAPIFFAGVEEREGALLTAGGRVLTVCARGRDLAQARERAYAAAAGVSFEGAHLRRDIGARGMRHGGS from the coding sequence GTGAAGGTGCTTCTCCTGGGCTCAGGTGGCCGCGAGCACGCGCTCGCATGGAAGCTCGTGCAGAGCCCGCGGCTGACGGAGCTGCTGTGTGCTCCCGGAAACCCGGGCACCGCGCGGCTGGGCCCCCGCGTGCGGCACGTGGCCGTGGCGCCGGACTCCCCCTCGGCCGTGCTCGCGCTCGCGCGCGCCGAGCGCGTGGACCTGGTGGTGGTGGGGCCCGAGGCCCCGCTCGTGGCAGGCGTGGCGGACCCGCTGGTGGAGGCGGGCATTCCCTGCTTCGGCCCGCGCGCCGCGGCCGCGCAGCTCGAGGGCTCCAAGGCCTTCGCCAAGGAGGTGATGGCCGAGGCGGGCGTGCCCACCGCCGCGTTCCGCGTCTTCCGCAACACGCCGCAGGAGCTGCAGGCCGCCGAGGCCTACGCGGTGGCGCAGGGCCGCATCGTGGTGAAGGCGGACGGGCTCGCCGCGGGCAAGGGCGTCATCGTGGCGCCGGACGTGGCCTCGGCGCGCGAGGCGGTGCGCGCGGTGGGGGCCATGGGCGCCGCGAGCCAGCAGCTGGTGCTCGAGGAGCTGATGGAGGGCGAGGAGGTGTCGCTCATCGCCCTGTGCGACGGCGAGCGCTACGCACTGATGCCCACCGCGCAGGATCACAAGCGGGTGGGGGAGGGGGACACCGGCCCGAACACGGGCGGGATGGGCGCCTACTCGCCCGTGCCCTTCCTGGACGAGGCGCAGCTCGCGCGCGTGGGCGAGACGATCATCGCCCCCATGCTCGCCACCATGCGCCGGCGCGGCACGCCCTTCTGCGGCGCGCTCTACGCGGGGCTGATGCTCACCCGCGAGGGGCCCAAGGTGGTCGAGTTCAACGCCCGCTTCGGTGACCCCGAGACCCAGGTGCTGATGCTGCAGCTGGACGAGGACCTGCTGCCGCTGCTGGATGCCTGCGCGCGCGGGAGTCTCGAGGCGCGCACGCTGCGCATGCACCCGGGCGCCTCGGTGGCCGTGGTGATGGCGGCGCAGGGCTATCCCGAGGCGCCGCGCCGCGGCCAGCCCATCCGCGGCCTGGAGGGGCAGGGGGCGCTCGCGCCCGAGGCTCCGATCTTCTTCGCCGGGGTGGAGGAGCGCGAGGGCGCGCTGCTCACGGCGGGCGGCCGCGTGCTCACCGTGTGTGCGCGCGGGCGCGACCTCGCCCAGGCCCGAGAGCGTGCGTACGCGGCGGCGGCCGGGGTGAGCTTCGAGGGGGCGCACCTGCGCCGGGACATCGGCGCGCGCGGGATGCGGCACGGCGGGTCGTGA